The genomic region ATTAGAGGACAATTCGGAAGTGCAATATAAATGTGATGATATCTATGATACCAAAACAGAAAGAGTACTAAGATGGGATGATCCTACTATAGGTATTGAATGGGGAATATCGGATCCAATCGTTTCTCAAAAAGACCAGGATGCACCATTTTTGTCAGAGTGTGATATTAATTTTAAATATACAGGTGACGAATAATGAAAAAAGTTATAATTACGGGTGTTGGAGGATTTATTGGAAAATCGATATGTTTACGATTGCTGAGAAGTAATGTAACTGTAATCGGTATTGATGTGGATGACTCAAGAGTAAAAGATTTATTTGAATTTTCTAACTTTTCGTTCAAACAAGCGTCATTTAGTGAATATGATCAGTTAGAAAAAATAATTAAGGATCGAGATGTTGATGTGCTGTATCATTTTGCATTAAAGGGAGGTCTTTTGGCAAATGCGATAAATGATGTTGATATGCAGTTGGAGAATGCTAAGTATACAGTCATGATTTTAAAAAAAGCAATCGAGATGAGTGTAAAAAAATTTGTATTTATTGGAACGGCTAATCAATTTGAAGTTCAACAAATAGCTTATAATGAGGATGTTATTCCTAGAAACACATGTATTTATGCAGCGTCTAAATTGGCATCTGAAATGATGTGTAAAGTGATAGCCAATCAACATGAAATTATTATTTGTTCTGCTTTGTGTGCTATGGTATACGGAGAAGGTAATTACTCTATGCAATTGCCTAACGTAGTAATGAAACAGATTATAGAAGGGGCAGAACCAAGGTTGATAGACGGGAATTCTCAATACGATATGGTATATATTCATAATCTAACAAAGGCATTGTCATTAATTGGGGAACAAGGGGAAAATAATACTAGTTACTATATAGGAAGTCATAGCAATGATTTATTAACGTTTAAAGAACTATGGACTGAAATAAGAAATATTATAAATCCTGATATCAAACTTGGTTTTGGAGAGTTCAAAGACTCTTTTTCGATGGATTACAGTAAAATCAATTGTAATAAATTGTATGAAGAATTGGGTTATAGACCAGAATATTCGCTACAAGAAAGTGTGAATAATAGTGTAGAATGGATCAAAAACAATCTGATGGAGGATAAATAATGAAAATACTAGTAACAGGTGGAGCTGGATTCATTGGTGGTAATTTTGTACACTATATGGTAGATAAGTATCCAGAAGACATGATTGTAAACTTAGATGCATTAACATATGCAGGTAACTTAGAAACATGTGCTCCTGTAGAAGGAAAAGAAAATTATAAGTTTGTAAAAGGTGATATTGCAGATAGAGAATTTATTTATAAACTATTTGAAGATGAAAAGTTTGATGTTGTTATTAACTTTGCTGCTGAATCACATGTAGATAGAAGTATTGAAGATCCTGAAATATTTGTAAAAACAAATGTTATGGGTACTACTACTTTATTAGATGCATGTAATAAATATGGTATCACTAGATACCATCAAGTATCTACGGATGAGGTTTATGGAGATTTACCTCTAGATAGACCTGATTTGTTCTTTACAGAAGAAACACCATTACATACATCTAGTCCATATAGTTCTTCTAAAGCTTCAGCAGACTTATTTGTTTTAGCTTATCATCGTACATTTGGATTACCAGTTACTATATCTAGATGTTCTAATAACTATGGACCATATCATTTCCCTGAAAAATT from Tannockella kyphosi harbors:
- a CDS encoding NAD-dependent epimerase/dehydratase family protein — protein: MKKVIITGVGGFIGKSICLRLLRSNVTVIGIDVDDSRVKDLFEFSNFSFKQASFSEYDQLEKIIKDRDVDVLYHFALKGGLLANAINDVDMQLENAKYTVMILKKAIEMSVKKFVFIGTANQFEVQQIAYNEDVIPRNTCIYAASKLASEMMCKVIANQHEIIICSALCAMVYGEGNYSMQLPNVVMKQIIEGAEPRLIDGNSQYDMVYIHNLTKALSLIGEQGENNTSYYIGSHSNDLLTFKELWTEIRNIINPDIKLGFGEFKDSFSMDYSKINCNKLYEELGYRPEYSLQESVNNSVEWIKNNLMEDK
- the rfbB gene encoding dTDP-glucose 4,6-dehydratase encodes the protein MKILVTGGAGFIGGNFVHYMVDKYPEDMIVNLDALTYAGNLETCAPVEGKENYKFVKGDIADREFIYKLFEDEKFDVVINFAAESHVDRSIEDPEIFVKTNVMGTTTLLDACNKYGITRYHQVSTDEVYGDLPLDRPDLFFTEETPLHTSSPYSSSKASADLFVLAYHRTFGLPVTISRCSNNYGPYHFPEKLIPLMISRALEDGELPVYGKGENVRDWLHVYDHCVAIDLIVRKGQVGEVYNVGGHNERTNLEVVQTILKALDKPETLIKYVTDRKGHDMRYAIDPKKLETELGWVPKYNFDTGIQQTIQWYLDNKEWWQNIISGEYQNYFNKMYKENGRVD